A segment of the Streptomyces sp. NBC_00376 genome:
CCGCGCCAGTTCGTCGTCGTGGTGCATCTCGGAGAGGATCCCGGCGTACGCGGGGCCGAAGGGCGGTGTGTTGATAAGCCTCACCGCGCCCGCCAGATTGGTCCGGAGATCGGCTGCTATGTCGCCGGTGTCGGCGAACGGCGTCGTGTCGACCAGTGCGTCGGCGAACGCCTCCAGGATCACCGCACTCTTCGACGGCCACCAGCGGTAGATCGTCTTCTTGCTGACACCCGCTCTGGCCGCGATGGCCTCGACGGTGACGCGGCCGTACCCCTTCTCCGTACACAGTTCGAGAGCGGCCTCCAGGGTCGCCCTCCGTGATCTCTCGCTGCGGCGCAGTGAACTCGGCGATGTGATCATTCGGTGAGCATAAGCGGGCTTGAACCAGCCCTTGTTGACAGCCTGTCGCCAGAGGTCGAACAATACTCAGGCGGAAACGGAACGTGCCGTGTCGCGTCGTTCCGCAATTCGCACCGTTCGTGCCGTTCGTGCCGCGACGAGCCGATCGGGGGACGGCTCGCCCGGCCGACGGCGCGGGCGGGCGTTGCACCCCGTGCGTCAGGAAGCCTCGGGCGCCCCCAGAAGTTCCGTGCCTCAGGCCGTGATGTCCTTCGTCGTGAACCGGGCCCA
Coding sequences within it:
- a CDS encoding TetR/AcrR family transcriptional regulator, coding for MITSPSSLRRSERSRRATLEAALELCTEKGYGRVTVEAIAARAGVSKKTIYRWWPSKSAVILEAFADALVDTTPFADTGDIAADLRTNLAGAVRLINTPPFGPAYAGILSEMHHDDELARTVRAKLVDPRFDEAVTRLRRAQEQGQIPPDANLPLAVEMLYGPMYYRHVLRKPVHDEEEIAALVAHALRAIGVPPEP